The Cinclus cinclus chromosome 3, bCinCin1.1, whole genome shotgun sequence genome has a window encoding:
- the OPRM1 gene encoding mu-type opioid receptor isoform X1, with protein sequence MAVAYLLGNGSAPLLAGALEVPFAANASACRPPCPAWGNASAALGWNRSEPCGGGNGSAGGGGPCAPAGGGPSVVTAIAIMALYSVVCVVGLFGNFLVMYVIVRYTKMKTATNIYIFNLALADALATSTLPFQSVNYLMGTWPFGTILCKIVISIDYYNMFTSIFTLCTMSVDRYVAVCHPVKALDFRTPRNAKIINVCNWILSSAIGLPVMFMATTKYRHGSIDCTLTFSHPAWYWENLLKICVFIFAFIMPVLIITVCYGLMILRLKSVRMLSGSKEKDRNLRRITRMVLVVVAVFIVCWTPIHIYVIIKALVNIPETTFQTVSWHFCIALGYTNSCLNPVLYAFLDENFKRCFREFCIPTSSTIEQQNSTRVRQNTRDHASTANTVDRTNHQLELQEAETTPLP encoded by the exons ATGGCTGTCGCCTACCTGCTGGGCAACGGGTCCGCGCCGCTGCTCGCCGGCGCCCTGGAGGTCCCGTTCGCCGCCAACGCCTCCGCCTGCCGCCCGCCCTGCCCGGCCTGGGGCAACGCCTCGGCGGCGCTGGGCTGGAACCGCTCGGAGCCCTGCGGCGGCGGCAATGGCagcgcgggcggcggcgggccCTGCGCTCCCGCGGGCGGCGGCCCCTCCGTGGTCACCGCCATCGCCATCATGGCCCTCTACTCCGTGGTCTGCGTCGTGGGGCTCTTCGGCAACTTCTTGGTCATGTATGTCATCGTCAG GTACACAAAAATGAAGACTGCCACCAACATCTATATTTTCAATCTTGCATTGGCAGATGCCCTAGCAACAAGTACTCTGCCATTCCAGAGTGTGAATTACTTGATGGGAACCTGGCCATTTGGTACCATCCTTTGTAAGATTGTTATATCCATAGACTACTACAATATGTTCACCAGTATCTTCACACTCTGCACCATGAGTGTGGATCGCTACGTGGCTGTTTGCCACCCAGTTAAGGCCCTTGATTTCCGTACCCCCCGAAATGCCAAAATTATCAATGTCTGCAACTGGATTCTTTCCTCTGCCATTGGCCTGCCAGTTATGTTCATGGCGACTACTAAATACAGGCATG gcTCAATTGACTGCACACTTACATTCTCCCACCCTGCTTGGTACTGGGAGAACCTCCTGAAAATCTGTGTGTTCATCTTTGCCTTCATCATGCCGGTCCTGATCATTACGGTGTGTTACGGGCTGATGATTCTACGCCTGAAGAGTGTTCGCATGTTATCTGGCTCCAAAGAGAAGGATCGGAACCTGCGGAGGATCACAAGGATGGTTCTTGTAGTGGTGGCAGTGTTTATTGTCTGCTGGACTCCCATCCACATTTATGTTATCATTAAAGCCCTGGTCAACATCCCAGAAACTACTTTCCAGACTGTCTCCTGGCACTTCTGTATTGCTCTAGGGTATACAAATAGCTGCCTTAATCCAGTCCTTTATGCATTTCTAGATGAGAATTTCAAAAGGTGTTTCAGAGAGTTCTGCATCCCCACTTCCTCAACCATTGAGCAGCAAAACTCCACCCGAGTCCGACAAAACACTCGTGACCATGCTTCCACTGCCAACACTGTGGATAGGACTAACCATCAG ttGGAACTTCAAGAAGCTGAAACCACTCCACTGCCGTGA
- the OPRM1 gene encoding mu-type opioid receptor isoform X2, which translates to MAVAYLLGNGSAPLLAGALEVPFAANASACRPPCPAWGNASAALGWNRSEPCGGGNGSAGGGGPCAPAGGGPSVVTAIAIMALYSVVCVVGLFGNFLVMYVIVRYTKMKTATNIYIFNLALADALATSTLPFQSVNYLMGTWPFGTILCKIVISIDYYNMFTSIFTLCTMSVDRYVAVCHPVKALDFRTPRNAKIINVCNWILSSAIGLPVMFMATTKYRHGSIDCTLTFSHPAWYWENLLKICVFIFAFIMPVLIITVCYGLMILRLKSVRMLSGSKEKDRNLRRITRMVLVVVAVFIVCWTPIHIYVIIKALVNIPETTFQTVSWHFCIALGYTNSCLNPVLYAFLDENFKRCFREFCIPTSSTIEQQNSTRVRQNTRDHASTANTVDRTNHQRCFLCRLFAC; encoded by the exons ATGGCTGTCGCCTACCTGCTGGGCAACGGGTCCGCGCCGCTGCTCGCCGGCGCCCTGGAGGTCCCGTTCGCCGCCAACGCCTCCGCCTGCCGCCCGCCCTGCCCGGCCTGGGGCAACGCCTCGGCGGCGCTGGGCTGGAACCGCTCGGAGCCCTGCGGCGGCGGCAATGGCagcgcgggcggcggcgggccCTGCGCTCCCGCGGGCGGCGGCCCCTCCGTGGTCACCGCCATCGCCATCATGGCCCTCTACTCCGTGGTCTGCGTCGTGGGGCTCTTCGGCAACTTCTTGGTCATGTATGTCATCGTCAG GTACACAAAAATGAAGACTGCCACCAACATCTATATTTTCAATCTTGCATTGGCAGATGCCCTAGCAACAAGTACTCTGCCATTCCAGAGTGTGAATTACTTGATGGGAACCTGGCCATTTGGTACCATCCTTTGTAAGATTGTTATATCCATAGACTACTACAATATGTTCACCAGTATCTTCACACTCTGCACCATGAGTGTGGATCGCTACGTGGCTGTTTGCCACCCAGTTAAGGCCCTTGATTTCCGTACCCCCCGAAATGCCAAAATTATCAATGTCTGCAACTGGATTCTTTCCTCTGCCATTGGCCTGCCAGTTATGTTCATGGCGACTACTAAATACAGGCATG gcTCAATTGACTGCACACTTACATTCTCCCACCCTGCTTGGTACTGGGAGAACCTCCTGAAAATCTGTGTGTTCATCTTTGCCTTCATCATGCCGGTCCTGATCATTACGGTGTGTTACGGGCTGATGATTCTACGCCTGAAGAGTGTTCGCATGTTATCTGGCTCCAAAGAGAAGGATCGGAACCTGCGGAGGATCACAAGGATGGTTCTTGTAGTGGTGGCAGTGTTTATTGTCTGCTGGACTCCCATCCACATTTATGTTATCATTAAAGCCCTGGTCAACATCCCAGAAACTACTTTCCAGACTGTCTCCTGGCACTTCTGTATTGCTCTAGGGTATACAAATAGCTGCCTTAATCCAGTCCTTTATGCATTTCTAGATGAGAATTTCAAAAGGTGTTTCAGAGAGTTCTGCATCCCCACTTCCTCAACCATTGAGCAGCAAAACTCCACCCGAGTCCGACAAAACACTCGTGACCATGCTTCCACTGCCAACACTGTGGATAGGACTAACCATCAG AGGTGTTTTCTGTGCAGGTTATTTGCGTGCTGA